A single Blastococcus colisei DNA region contains:
- a CDS encoding ABC transporter substrate-binding protein encodes MRRRPAGLVAVLLLVLIAACGARPEEPTVPSGTVRFASYDFPENQILVEVYAEAARRAGVPVAVQHGIGTREVVAPALQQEVVDVVVDYLGTALLFARPAFPDLPETPEGMHAVLSRTLGGRGVLVLDIAQAEDQNGFAVTKAFAAEHGVNQLSDLVPLAPDLVFGGPPECPDRPLCLLGLQEVYGLDFGKVISMPSRAATVEALLSGSIHVGLLETTDARLAVAPVKLLVDDLALQPRENVVPLVRAAVADRWGARLTDALDDTSALLTTGDLVQLNRWVELDGLTPEEAADRWWG; translated from the coding sequence GTGCGACGTCGGCCTGCCGGTCTCGTGGCGGTGCTGCTGCTGGTGCTCATCGCCGCCTGCGGAGCCCGGCCCGAGGAGCCGACGGTGCCGAGCGGGACCGTGCGGTTCGCCTCCTACGACTTCCCGGAGAACCAGATCCTGGTGGAGGTCTACGCCGAGGCCGCCCGTCGCGCGGGGGTGCCGGTCGCCGTCCAGCACGGGATCGGCACCCGGGAGGTGGTCGCGCCGGCCCTGCAGCAGGAGGTCGTGGACGTCGTCGTCGACTACCTCGGCACCGCGCTGCTGTTCGCCCGCCCGGCGTTCCCCGATCTGCCGGAGACGCCGGAGGGGATGCACGCGGTGCTGTCCCGGACGCTCGGCGGGCGCGGGGTGCTGGTGCTCGACATCGCGCAGGCCGAGGACCAGAACGGGTTCGCCGTGACCAAGGCGTTCGCCGCAGAGCACGGCGTGAATCAGCTATCCGACCTCGTCCCGCTGGCGCCGGACCTGGTCTTCGGCGGACCGCCCGAGTGCCCGGACCGGCCGCTGTGCCTCCTCGGGCTTCAGGAGGTCTACGGCCTGGACTTCGGCAAGGTGATCAGCATGCCGTCCCGGGCCGCCACCGTGGAGGCGCTGCTCTCCGGCTCCATCCACGTGGGCCTGCTGGAGACGACCGACGCGCGGTTGGCGGTCGCTCCGGTGAAGCTGCTCGTCGACGATCTCGCGCTGCAGCCTCGGGAGAACGTCGTCCCCCTGGTGCGTGCGGCCGTCGCCGACCGGTGGGGTGCCCGGCTCACCGACGCCCTCGACGACACGAGCGCCCTCCTGACGACGGGCGACCTCGTCCAGCTCAACCGCTGGGTGGAACTCGACGGGCTGACTCCGGAGGAGGCCGCGGACCGCTGGTGGGGCTGA
- a CDS encoding MFS transporter, translating to MSRSSPSSTPGTAVRPGLLVLALALGVTTLSLLQSLVVPVLGTIEDQLDVSPGAAGWVLTANLLAAAVLTPALGRLGDLRGERPVILGILVAVALGTLLAIVTTSLPLLLVGRILQGASYGLFPLSISVLRRELPAARLSVAMSIVSSTLAVGGVAGLVATGLLVGDGGDYRRPFWIGLGVTLASLVLAYRLLPDRPSSGSGRVDWWGALVLGAGLVLLLLPVSQGNAWGWASPGVVGCLAGSVLVLAGWVVLQRRTAQPLLRPAMLADRRTIVPNVAGLMTGIALFASFLAVLQYVQTPPGATGYGFGASVLEASVLYLVPGGVVGIAVAPVAGKVVTRLGALPTLLAGAATGVAGFLLLAFLRGEPWLVVVAGVLTQLSVTVAYAALPALVVQAVHEDETGVANAVNSIARAVGQALGSTVAVTLIAAGHDPATGFPRDGAYTGVALIGALATLAVMAVAVVGMVADRRGGAGRRTDPLTGVEEATARAGEWSPVSGIR from the coding sequence GTGTCCCGGTCCTCCCCCTCGTCCACCCCGGGCACCGCCGTCCGGCCCGGGCTGCTGGTCCTCGCCCTGGCCCTCGGCGTCACCACGCTGTCGCTGCTCCAGAGTCTCGTCGTCCCCGTCCTCGGCACGATCGAGGACCAGCTCGACGTGTCCCCCGGGGCCGCCGGCTGGGTGCTCACGGCCAACCTGCTGGCCGCTGCCGTCCTGACGCCCGCTCTGGGCCGGCTCGGCGACCTGCGGGGCGAACGGCCGGTGATCCTGGGCATCCTCGTGGCGGTCGCGCTGGGCACGCTGCTCGCCATCGTCACGACGTCCCTGCCGCTGCTGCTGGTCGGCCGCATCCTGCAGGGCGCCTCCTACGGGTTGTTCCCGCTGTCGATCAGCGTGCTGCGCCGCGAGCTGCCCGCGGCACGGCTCAGCGTGGCCATGTCGATCGTCAGCAGCACGCTCGCCGTGGGCGGCGTGGCGGGACTGGTGGCCACCGGCCTGCTGGTCGGCGACGGCGGCGACTACCGGCGGCCGTTCTGGATCGGCCTCGGCGTCACCCTGGCGTCCCTCGTCCTCGCCTACCGGCTGCTGCCCGATCGCCCGTCCTCGGGTTCCGGTCGGGTCGACTGGTGGGGAGCGCTGGTCCTCGGTGCCGGCCTGGTGCTGCTCCTGCTGCCGGTATCGCAGGGCAACGCGTGGGGTTGGGCGTCACCGGGGGTCGTCGGCTGCCTGGCCGGCTCGGTCCTGGTGCTCGCCGGCTGGGTGGTCCTGCAGCGCCGCACGGCGCAGCCGCTCCTGCGCCCGGCGATGCTCGCCGACCGGCGCACCATCGTCCCGAACGTCGCCGGGCTCATGACCGGGATCGCGCTGTTCGCCTCGTTCCTCGCCGTCCTGCAGTACGTGCAGACCCCACCCGGGGCGACCGGCTACGGCTTCGGCGCCTCCGTCCTCGAGGCGTCGGTGCTCTACCTGGTGCCCGGCGGCGTCGTCGGGATCGCCGTGGCGCCGGTCGCCGGGAAGGTGGTGACCCGGCTCGGCGCCCTGCCGACGCTGCTGGCCGGCGCCGCCACCGGGGTCGCGGGCTTCCTGCTGCTGGCCTTCCTCCGCGGCGAGCCATGGCTGGTCGTCGTCGCCGGCGTGCTGACCCAGCTGTCGGTGACCGTCGCCTACGCGGCCCTGCCGGCGCTCGTCGTGCAGGCCGTGCACGAGGACGAGACCGGCGTGGCCAACGCCGTGAACTCCATCGCCCGGGCGGTCGGGCAGGCGCTGGGCAGCACGGTCGCGGTCACCCTGATCGCGGCCGGCCACGACCCCGCGACCGGATTCCCGCGCGACGGTGCCTACACCGGTGTAGCGCTTATCGGGGCGCTCGCCACCCTCGCCGTCATGGCGGTCGCCGTCGTCGGCATGGTGGCCGACCGTCGTGGCGGCGCCGGCCGCCGGACGGACCCGCTCACCGGGGTCGAGGAGGCCACCGCACGTGCCGGCGAATGGTCGCCGGTGTCCGGCATCCGCTGA
- a CDS encoding lysylphosphatidylglycerol synthase transmembrane domain-containing protein: MTAVESRTGPDVPRTRRAGWRRWLGPALSLALVVAVFAWFLPQFTSLSDVWTSVRAMTWIEVGLLLLAAMWNLATYQFLMMTTTPGLTFRQATVSTETSTAVSNTVVGGAAIALGLTYAMNSSWGFSRSRTSVSLLISGLWNNFAKLGLPVLALVLLAFSAPPTTGRLIAGLLGVTALIAAVLALGMLLRSEAAAARLGVGAARAASALRRLLGRGPVTGWDLATTKFRRRTVLLLRARWHWITLATVVSHLSLFLVLLLALRFVGVGADQVGLAEALAVFAFARLLTAVPLTPGGLGVVELALITGLSTAGGPNALVAAAVLVFRALTFVLPIPIGLGTYVFWRRNRSWRRAPNAAPRTELVPESV, encoded by the coding sequence ATGACCGCCGTGGAGTCGCGGACCGGACCCGACGTGCCGCGCACCCGCCGGGCCGGCTGGCGGCGATGGCTGGGGCCGGCGCTGTCGCTCGCCCTGGTCGTGGCCGTCTTCGCCTGGTTCCTCCCGCAGTTCACCAGCCTCTCCGACGTGTGGACGTCGGTCCGCGCCATGACGTGGATCGAGGTCGGCCTCCTGCTGCTGGCGGCGATGTGGAACCTCGCCACCTACCAGTTCCTCATGATGACGACGACACCCGGACTGACCTTCCGCCAGGCCACCGTCTCCACCGAGACCTCGACCGCCGTCTCCAACACCGTCGTGGGCGGCGCCGCGATCGCGCTGGGGCTCACCTACGCGATGAACTCCTCGTGGGGCTTCTCCCGGTCGCGCACCTCGGTGTCCCTGCTCATCTCGGGGCTGTGGAACAACTTCGCCAAGCTGGGGCTGCCGGTGCTGGCCCTGGTGCTCCTCGCCTTCTCCGCGCCCCCGACCACCGGCCGGCTGATCGCGGGGCTGCTGGGGGTGACCGCGCTCATCGCGGCCGTCCTGGCCCTGGGGATGCTGCTGCGCAGCGAGGCCGCGGCCGCCCGGCTCGGCGTCGGCGCGGCACGGGCGGCGTCCGCACTGCGCCGCCTGCTCGGCCGCGGTCCGGTCACCGGCTGGGACCTGGCGACGACGAAGTTCCGGCGGCGCACCGTCCTCCTGCTCCGCGCGCGCTGGCACTGGATCACCCTGGCCACGGTGGTCAGCCACCTGTCACTGTTCCTGGTGCTGCTGCTGGCGCTGCGCTTCGTCGGGGTGGGCGCGGACCAGGTGGGCCTCGCCGAGGCGCTCGCCGTCTTCGCGTTCGCCCGGCTGCTGACGGCGGTCCCGCTCACCCCCGGAGGGCTCGGCGTGGTGGAGCTGGCGTTGATCACCGGCCTCTCCACCGCCGGCGGGCCCAACGCGCTGGTGGCCGCCGCAGTGCTCGTCTTCCGGGCGCTCACCTTCGTGCTGCCCATCCCGATCGGGCTGGGCACCTACGTCTTCTGGCGACGGAACCGGTCGTGGCGGCGAGCGCCCAACGCCGCGCCGCGGACCGAGCTGGTGCCGGAGTCGGTGTGA
- a CDS encoding acyl-CoA dehydrogenase, with amino-acid sequence MATSLILSRRDLDFLLHEWLDVESLTKRSRFTEHSRETFDAVLDLAEQIATDHFAPHNRTADENEPHMVDGKAVLIPEVSKALKVFTDAGLIAGSFDEEYGGMQLPHTVGQAVFAWFKAANVGTSAYPFLTMGNARLLLAHGSQEQIDTFVRPELEGRWFGTMALSEPQAGSSLADITTRAVPQDDGTYRLTGNKMWISGGDHELTENIVHLVLAKIPGGPPGVKGISLFIVPKFLVNDDGSLGERNDVVLAGLNHKMGYRGTTNTLLNFGEGVHTPGGRAGAVGYLVGEQHRGLTYMFHMMNEARIGVGVGATVLGYTGYLHALEYARTRTQGRPPAGKDPASPMVPIIEHTDVRRMLLAAKSYVEGGMALGLYCARLVDEEQTAETQEERSRAHLLLDMLTPIAKAWPSQWGLAANDLAIQVHGGYGYTRDYPVEQFYRDNRLNPIHEGTQGVQSLDLLGRKVVMQGGAGLALLGETIAATTARAAGSEWAGFAADLDAAVARMGAVTATLWGTGEPDLALANSHVYLEAAGHIVVAWLWLEQALACEGAASDFHEGKRQAARYFWRWELPRVNHRFGLLESLDRTVLDTPSHVL; translated from the coding sequence GTGGCTACCTCTTTGATCCTGTCCCGCCGCGACCTGGACTTCCTGCTGCACGAGTGGCTCGACGTCGAGTCCCTCACCAAGCGCTCCCGGTTCACCGAGCACTCCCGCGAGACGTTCGACGCGGTCCTGGACCTGGCCGAGCAGATCGCCACCGACCACTTCGCGCCGCACAACCGGACGGCCGACGAGAACGAGCCGCACATGGTCGACGGCAAGGCCGTGCTGATCCCGGAGGTGTCCAAGGCGCTGAAGGTGTTCACCGACGCCGGGCTGATTGCCGGCTCGTTCGACGAGGAGTACGGCGGCATGCAGCTGCCGCACACCGTCGGCCAGGCGGTGTTCGCCTGGTTCAAGGCGGCCAACGTCGGCACGTCGGCCTATCCGTTCCTGACGATGGGCAACGCGCGGCTGCTGCTCGCCCACGGCAGCCAGGAGCAGATCGACACCTTCGTCCGGCCCGAGCTCGAGGGCCGCTGGTTCGGGACCATGGCCCTGTCCGAGCCGCAGGCCGGGTCGTCGCTGGCCGACATCACCACCAGGGCCGTCCCGCAGGACGACGGCACCTACCGGCTCACCGGCAACAAGATGTGGATCTCCGGCGGCGACCACGAGCTGACCGAGAACATCGTCCACCTGGTGCTGGCCAAGATCCCCGGCGGACCGCCCGGGGTGAAGGGCATCTCGCTGTTCATCGTCCCGAAGTTCCTGGTCAACGACGACGGCTCGCTCGGCGAGCGCAACGACGTCGTCCTCGCCGGGCTCAACCACAAGATGGGCTACCGCGGGACGACGAACACCCTGCTCAACTTCGGTGAAGGCGTGCACACGCCCGGCGGGCGGGCCGGCGCGGTCGGCTACCTCGTGGGCGAGCAGCACCGCGGCCTGACCTACATGTTCCACATGATGAACGAGGCGCGGATCGGCGTCGGGGTCGGCGCCACCGTCCTCGGCTACACCGGCTACCTGCACGCGCTGGAGTACGCCCGCACCCGCACCCAGGGCCGCCCGCCCGCCGGCAAAGACCCCGCCTCGCCGATGGTGCCGATCATCGAGCACACCGACGTCCGCCGGATGCTGCTGGCCGCCAAGTCCTACGTCGAGGGCGGCATGGCCCTGGGCCTTTACTGCGCGCGGCTCGTGGACGAGGAGCAGACGGCGGAGACCCAGGAGGAGCGGAGCCGCGCCCACCTGCTGCTGGACATGCTCACCCCGATCGCCAAGGCGTGGCCCTCCCAGTGGGGCCTGGCCGCCAACGACCTGGCCATCCAGGTGCACGGCGGCTACGGCTACACCCGCGACTACCCGGTCGAGCAGTTCTACCGGGACAACCGGCTCAACCCCATCCACGAGGGGACCCAGGGCGTCCAGTCCCTCGACCTGCTGGGACGCAAGGTCGTGATGCAGGGCGGTGCCGGGCTGGCCCTGCTGGGCGAGACGATCGCGGCCACCACGGCCCGCGCGGCGGGGAGCGAGTGGGCCGGCTTCGCCGCCGACCTGGACGCCGCGGTGGCCCGCATGGGCGCGGTGACCGCGACGCTCTGGGGAACCGGCGAGCCGGACCTGGCCCTGGCCAACTCGCACGTCTACCTCGAGGCCGCCGGGCACATCGTCGTCGCGTGGCTGTGGCTGGAGCAGGCGCTGGCCTGCGAGGGCGCGGCGAGCGACTTCCACGAGGGCAAACGGCAGGCGGCCAGGTACTTCTGGCGCTGGGAGCTGCCGCGGGTGAACCACCGCTTCGGCCTGCTGGAGTCCCTCGACCGCACGGTGCTGGACACGCCTTCGCACGTGCTCTAG
- a CDS encoding YihY/virulence factor BrkB family protein codes for MARSTGSSSRTTETQFSGNRAADTGPAGDPAPDNDSISGTRADYAPTGADPKPTTGGTIKRTLKEFSEDNLTDWAAALTYYGVLALFPALIALASIVGLFTTPQQLTDALTAVVPQSAAETLNPVIEQIAGNSAPVGFALILGLAGAVWSASGYVGAFTRAANVVYETPEGRKIWKLKPLQLLVTLIGILFAAVLVAMLVLSGPVVDAIGQAIGLGDTALTVWTWAKWPVMLVILALMIAVLYYSTPNVKLRGFKWVSPGAGVAILVAVVASAAFAFYVANFSSYNATYGALAGVVIFLIWFWLINLALLFGIEMDAEIERTKELKEGVPRAEKEIQLDARDDPKPKQTT; via the coding sequence ATGGCTCGATCGACCGGCTCCTCGAGCCGCACCACGGAGACGCAGTTCTCCGGCAACCGCGCCGCCGACACCGGCCCCGCAGGCGACCCCGCCCCGGACAACGACAGCATCAGCGGCACGCGTGCCGACTACGCGCCCACGGGCGCCGACCCCAAGCCGACGACCGGCGGGACGATCAAGCGGACGCTGAAGGAGTTCAGCGAGGACAACCTCACCGACTGGGCCGCGGCGCTGACCTACTACGGCGTCCTGGCGCTGTTCCCGGCACTGATCGCGCTGGCCTCCATCGTCGGCCTGTTCACCACTCCGCAGCAGCTCACCGACGCGCTGACCGCGGTCGTTCCCCAGTCCGCGGCGGAGACCCTCAACCCGGTGATCGAGCAGATCGCCGGGAACAGCGCTCCGGTCGGCTTCGCCCTGATCCTCGGTCTCGCCGGCGCCGTCTGGTCGGCCTCGGGCTACGTCGGCGCGTTCACCCGCGCCGCCAACGTCGTCTACGAGACGCCCGAGGGCCGCAAGATCTGGAAGCTCAAGCCGCTGCAGCTGCTGGTCACCCTGATCGGCATCCTGTTCGCCGCCGTGCTCGTCGCGATGCTGGTGCTCAGCGGCCCGGTGGTCGACGCCATCGGGCAGGCCATCGGACTGGGCGACACCGCCCTCACCGTCTGGACCTGGGCCAAGTGGCCGGTCATGCTGGTCATCCTGGCGCTGATGATCGCCGTCCTCTACTACTCGACGCCCAACGTGAAGCTGCGCGGCTTCAAGTGGGTCAGCCCGGGGGCCGGCGTCGCCATCCTGGTGGCGGTCGTCGCCTCGGCAGCGTTCGCCTTCTACGTGGCCAACTTCAGCAGCTACAACGCCACCTACGGGGCACTGGCCGGCGTGGTGATCTTCCTGATCTGGTTCTGGCTGATCAACCTCGCGCTGCTCTTCGGCATCGAGATGGACGCCGAGATCGAGCGGACCAAGGAGCTGAAGGAGGGCGTGCCGAGGGCCGAGAAGGAGATCCAGCTCGACGCCCGCGACGACCCCAAGCCCAAGCAGACGACCTGA
- a CDS encoding acyl-CoA dehydrogenase family protein: protein MTSDFYDLEALLDDDDRALLYRVRNFMDTEVQPIINEYWTRAEFPRQIIPGLAKLGIAGTQFSGYGSPGKSALLDGMIAMELSRGDPSVSTFMGVHGGLAMGSMHLCASEEQKERWLPAMARMELIGAFGLTEPDSGSDVARGLRTTARRDGDTWVLNGQKKWIGNGSFADLVIVWAQDVDTSRVLGFVVEQGTEGFSAVDLEDKIALRAVQNAVLTLEDVRVPEENRLQEANGFKDTAKVLRTTRAGVAWSAVGCSRGAYEHALRYANERTQFGKPIASFQLVQDLLVRMLGNITASAALCMRLSQLQDTGRMTDEQASLAKAFSTVRMRETAGWARELMGGNGILLEHNVGRFVADAEAIYSYEGTREVNTLIVGRAITGIGAIV from the coding sequence GTGACGTCGGACTTCTACGACCTCGAGGCGCTCCTCGACGACGACGACCGGGCGCTGCTGTACCGAGTGCGGAACTTCATGGACACCGAGGTCCAGCCGATCATCAACGAGTACTGGACGCGGGCCGAGTTCCCCCGCCAGATCATCCCCGGGCTCGCGAAGCTGGGCATCGCCGGCACGCAGTTCTCCGGCTACGGCTCCCCCGGCAAGTCGGCCCTCCTCGACGGGATGATCGCCATGGAGCTATCCCGCGGCGACCCCTCTGTCTCCACCTTCATGGGCGTGCACGGCGGCCTGGCCATGGGCTCGATGCACCTGTGCGCCTCCGAGGAGCAGAAGGAGCGCTGGCTGCCCGCCATGGCGCGCATGGAGTTGATCGGCGCCTTCGGGCTCACCGAGCCCGACTCCGGTTCCGACGTCGCCCGCGGCCTGCGGACGACGGCCCGCCGGGACGGCGACACGTGGGTGCTCAACGGCCAGAAGAAGTGGATCGGCAACGGCAGCTTCGCCGACCTGGTGATCGTCTGGGCCCAGGACGTCGACACCTCCCGGGTGCTGGGCTTCGTCGTCGAGCAGGGCACCGAGGGGTTCTCCGCCGTCGACCTCGAGGACAAGATCGCGCTGCGCGCCGTCCAGAACGCCGTCCTCACGCTGGAGGACGTCCGCGTGCCCGAGGAGAACCGGCTGCAGGAGGCCAACGGCTTCAAGGACACCGCCAAGGTCCTGAGGACGACGCGGGCGGGCGTGGCCTGGTCGGCGGTGGGTTGCTCCCGCGGCGCGTACGAGCACGCCCTGCGCTACGCCAACGAGCGCACCCAGTTCGGCAAGCCGATCGCGAGCTTCCAGCTGGTGCAGGACCTGCTGGTCCGGATGCTCGGCAACATCACCGCATCGGCCGCGCTGTGCATGCGGCTCTCCCAACTGCAGGACACCGGGCGGATGACCGACGAGCAGGCGTCGCTGGCCAAGGCCTTCAGCACCGTGCGCATGCGGGAGACCGCCGGCTGGGCCCGCGAGCTGATGGGCGGCAACGGCATTCTGCTCGAGCACAACGTCGGCCGCTTCGTCGCCGACGCCGAGGCCATCTACTCCTACGAGGGCACCCGCGAGGTGAACACGCTGATCGTCGGCCGCGCCATCACCGGCATCGGCGCGATCGTCTGA
- a CDS encoding PHA/PHB synthase family protein produces MAQPATDPKAPEKGTSAKAAAGRPADPPEEATEAVMGLDMVLIDAARGPLRRLVPPAGTALRFGTALARQPGTVARRGGELARELGKVAVGRSELAPGKKDKRFADPAWSGNPLLRRAMQAHLATARVAWELIEDADLDWQDDERIRFTATNLVDALAPSNVPVVNPLSLKAAIDTGGKSAVKGLGRFVRDLASPPRVPSMVEPDAFTVGEDLASTPGAVVVRTPVFELIRYTPTTETVRQVPLIMVPPTINKYYIADLAPGRSIVEHYVSSGQQVFMMSWRNPDERHAEWGLDTYGQAILDAMDAVERATGSERVALQAFCSGGIITAMVLAHLAAIGQQDRVAAASYAVTVLDWSRAGTVSALMDEESVKAATEKSRRKGYLDGAQLAEVFAWLRPNDLVWNYWVNNYLQGKPPPNFDILFWNADTTRMSAALHRDFIDIAIGNALTEPGKATMLGSPVDLSKVTVDSYITAGIADHLCPWQACYRSTQLLGGGNRFILSTSGHIASLVNPPGNPKSTFQVAADTPADPEKWLAQAETVQGSWWPDYMTWLGERSGDQVAPPSGLEELAEAPGTYVFDK; encoded by the coding sequence ATGGCCCAGCCCGCGACCGACCCGAAAGCACCCGAGAAGGGCACCTCCGCGAAGGCTGCCGCCGGGCGGCCGGCCGACCCTCCGGAGGAGGCCACCGAGGCCGTCATGGGCCTGGACATGGTGCTGATCGATGCCGCCCGCGGCCCGCTGCGCCGCCTGGTGCCGCCCGCCGGGACGGCGTTGCGGTTCGGCACCGCGCTCGCCCGGCAGCCGGGCACGGTCGCCCGCCGCGGCGGTGAGCTGGCGCGGGAGCTGGGCAAGGTGGCGGTAGGCCGGTCCGAGCTGGCCCCCGGCAAGAAGGACAAGCGGTTCGCCGACCCCGCCTGGAGCGGCAACCCGCTGCTGCGGCGGGCGATGCAGGCCCACCTGGCCACCGCCCGCGTCGCCTGGGAGCTCATCGAGGACGCCGACCTCGACTGGCAGGACGACGAGCGGATCCGGTTCACTGCGACGAACCTGGTCGACGCGCTGGCCCCCAGCAACGTCCCGGTGGTCAACCCGCTGTCGCTGAAGGCCGCGATCGACACCGGCGGGAAGAGCGCCGTCAAGGGCCTCGGGCGATTCGTCCGCGACCTCGCGAGCCCGCCCCGCGTGCCCTCGATGGTCGAGCCCGACGCCTTCACCGTCGGCGAGGACCTCGCGTCCACCCCCGGCGCGGTCGTCGTCCGCACGCCGGTGTTCGAGCTGATCCGCTACACCCCGACCACCGAGACCGTCCGCCAGGTGCCGCTGATCATGGTCCCGCCGACGATCAACAAGTACTACATCGCCGACCTCGCGCCGGGCCGCAGCATCGTCGAGCACTACGTGAGCAGCGGCCAGCAGGTGTTCATGATGTCGTGGCGCAACCCCGACGAGCGGCACGCCGAGTGGGGCCTGGACACCTACGGTCAGGCGATCCTCGACGCGATGGACGCCGTCGAGCGGGCGACCGGCAGCGAGCGGGTGGCTCTCCAGGCGTTCTGCTCCGGCGGGATCATCACGGCGATGGTGCTGGCGCACCTGGCCGCCATCGGGCAGCAGGACCGGGTGGCCGCCGCCAGCTACGCGGTCACCGTGCTGGACTGGTCCCGCGCCGGCACCGTCTCCGCGCTCATGGACGAGGAGTCGGTGAAGGCCGCGACCGAGAAGTCCCGCCGGAAGGGCTACCTGGACGGCGCCCAGCTGGCCGAGGTCTTCGCCTGGCTGCGGCCCAACGACCTGGTGTGGAACTACTGGGTCAACAACTACCTGCAGGGCAAGCCGCCGCCGAACTTCGACATCCTGTTCTGGAACGCCGACACGACCCGGATGAGCGCCGCGCTGCACCGCGACTTCATCGACATCGCGATCGGCAACGCCCTCACCGAGCCGGGCAAGGCCACCATGCTCGGCTCGCCGGTGGACCTGTCGAAGGTCACCGTCGACTCCTACATCACCGCCGGGATCGCCGACCACCTCTGCCCGTGGCAGGCCTGCTACCGGTCCACCCAGCTCCTCGGCGGTGGGAACCGGTTCATCCTGTCCACCAGCGGCCACATCGCCTCGCTGGTCAACCCGCCGGGCAACCCGAAGTCCACCTTCCAGGTCGCCGCCGACACCCCGGCCGACCCCGAGAAGTGGCTGGCACAGGCCGAGACGGTGCAGGGCTCCTGGTGGCCGGACTACATGACCTGGCTGGGCGAGCGGTCCGGGGACCAGGTCGCTCCGCCGTCCGGGCTCGAGGAGCTGGCGGAGGCGCCCGGCACCTATGTCTTCGACAAGTAG